Sequence from the Bacillus sp. 2205SS5-2 genome:
TGCAAGTACACTATTTAACGAAATCAAAGTTCTTTCTGAACAAGTATTCCTACCGACAGCTGAAAAACGTGATGGTTATTATGAGCTAGCTGGTGAATACTCTATGGTTGAAAATATTACCAATGGGTTAGCCGTGCAGCAAGAAGCCATTGATAATGGAAATGTTGATGACTTTAAGGTATACGCACAGCTCACAGATAAATCGATTTATAAATCTTACTACTTAGCGGCGAATTCTTATGCTGAGAAAATTGCTATAGGCATGGAAGAAGGATCGGACGCAACCGAACTTCAAATTATGCAAGCGGAGGGATATGGTTTCTTACAAGCCATTTCTGGATCTTTATCTGGTGGAGATGAAGAAGCGGCAACAAAATTGAATGAGTTATTCTCCCTAAGTACGGATGCATCAATTTTGAACCAAGAAGAAATTTCTAGTCTTTTCATCAAATCGATTGTTGCAAAAACAACGGGTTATCATGAAAAAACAGCTGGAGCTTTAGAAGCTGGGGAAGAAACAGAAGCAAAAGTGGAAGCGATGGAAGGGAATATGTTTCTAAACATGCTTCAAGTGGAAGTATCTAAGCAACTTGGTGAAGAGCAGTCGGTAGAAGTAATGGCGCAAGCGAAAAGCTGGTTTGAAGCGGTTGAAAGTCAAGATATAGATTCCGCAAAACAACATAGTGATGCCATCGTATCAGTACTAACTCAACTTCAATAATCAAAGGCTACAAACGTGACTCGTTTTAAAAGTAAGGAATTATAAAATGGGTTTGGTGTTTAGTTCAATGTCCAGGTCATAAGACGAGGGCTGTCAGGAGGCAAAGAGTGCCTCAGGCCAGTTCTTGTCTTATCTTATGCTAGTCGCCGGTACCGGGCGCCTTGCGCATATCGGTGTGTCTAGCTCCAGGCGCCACCGGCTCGAGGTCATAAGTCAATCCGTCTAAAAGGTCAAAGAGCAACCTTTCAGCCGGCTTGACTTATGCTAGTCGCCGGTACCGGGCGCCTTGCGCATTTCATAAGAAGAGGCTGCGTATGTGCGGCTTCTTCTTTTTCTGTATTATGATAAAATGTAGTTCGGGTGAATAGAAAGAAATTGGAGCATCAACAGGGTGTAAAGAAGGCGATTATATGATAAAACTTCTAAAGATGATACGTTTGGTGGTAGGAACGCTATTCATACTCATTTTTCTGTTACTGGTACGGGAATTTGGAGAGAGGGAGATGTGGAGAAATATCGGGAGATTCCTTTGGGAGCACCCTATTCACCTTCTCATAGGGATGTCTTTTTATTTTGTGTCCTTTCTCTTAAAAGCATATGCATGGAAAATTGCCTTACAAAATCGAATTTCGTTTAAAACTTCCCTAGTGGGTATATGGTATAGCCTGGCTCTTAATCATCTTCTCCCAATTAAAGGGGGAGAGGTAGCAAGAGTGTATATTGGTCATTCACGGGGAAAGAACCTTTCATTATCGGAAACAGTACAGTCGGTTGCGTTTATTCGTTTCCTTGATATGTTCTCCTTGTTGCTACTAACTTTGGTTTTTGGCTACACCTTCTTTCAATATCTTTCATTACAGTGGATGTGGTTGGTGGGAATGTTCTTCCTTTTAATTCTCGTCAGTGGACTCGTGCTTGTTAAATGGCCTGAGATGGTTAAAAGGCAGTGGTCTATTTTCAAGAAGTTATTTATTCACTGGAAAACGGTGAATGTTACGATTTTAATTTTTTTAAGCTGGGTGTTAGAGGGGAGCATTTTGTTTGCTGTGATGGATGCGATTCAGCAAGGGTTTACATATTCGAACGCGCTGATGACGAATAGTGTAACTGTCTTAGGACAAGTTTTTCAAATTACACCAGGTGGAATTGCCAATTATGAGACGGTTATGAGCGTGACGCTTCGAGGTCTAGGAGTTCCCTTTGAAGTAGGTTTATTTGTGGCGATGGTAACTCATGGCCTAAAATTTTTATTTTCGTATATCGTTGGAATTATCGCATGGAGTCTCGATCCGATTTCATGGAAACAACTTAAACTATTTGCAAGACGTGAGAAGGAGAGAGAGTAAATGAAGAGTGCTTCTAAATTTGAAAAGATAGCGGCTAGATGCTGGAATTTATTAAATGAAGGAAAACCGTTTACCCCCATTTTCGTGGTGGGGACGATGTTGATGTATGGGGCATTCAATGGCGAGATACATACGGAATGGACGATGCTCCTATCTAGTTTTCTATTTCTACTACCATTCCTACTGATTTATTTCCACTATGATTTCCCGTTGTTTCTTCGGAATTACCTCTGGATTCCGCTGTTGATTTTTGTTGTAATTGGCGGAGAATTTCAGGTCGGGCTTAGTTTATTTGCGGT
This genomic interval carries:
- a CDS encoding lysylphosphatidylglycerol synthase transmembrane domain-containing protein yields the protein MIRLVVGTLFILIFLLLVREFGEREMWRNIGRFLWEHPIHLLIGMSFYFVSFLLKAYAWKIALQNRISFKTSLVGIWYSLALNHLLPIKGGEVARVYIGHSRGKNLSLSETVQSVAFIRFLDMFSLLLLTLVFGYTFFQYLSLQWMWLVGMFFLLILVSGLVLVKWPEMVKRQWSIFKKLFIHWKTVNVTILIFLSWVLEGSILFAVMDAIQQGFTYSNALMTNSVTVLGQVFQITPGGIANYETVMSVTLRGLGVPFEVGLFVAMVTHGLKFLFSYIVGIIAWSLDPISWKQLKLFARREKERE